The following proteins come from a genomic window of Blastococcus sp. HT6-30:
- a CDS encoding class F sortase, translating to MLVVFGAVLGIPGRALAEEPAAGLLRVAHLSPDSPAVDVSLTAAAPAGEVLTEPGPVVAAGLRYGDVGSYAELPPGAYAVSVRAAGAPDTAPPALSARVEVAAGQASTVALAGSFARLSLASFPDDLSAPPPGTARVRVLAAAASLPSIDVVLDDGSPLAADLRFPGAGPPVTVPGGGYRVGMPGADTAVALDLPAGSVRTLLALDRPGGGIELRTVVDATGPATPPAGGVEAGGGPGPAVSWLPHVLAVLAAAAPDPAPVQAAAPVRLRVPAAGIDTAVVGAGLDGDGALVPPADPALTGWFTGGPLPGAPGPAVLTGHVDWAGRPGALGGLAEVAPGDEVRVERADGTTARFRVTAVDRYAKTGFPGSVVYAPTTGAELRLITCGGPFAAERGSYRDNVVVSAELVT from the coding sequence GTGCTCGTCGTGTTCGGCGCCGTCCTCGGCATCCCGGGCCGCGCCCTGGCCGAGGAGCCGGCGGCCGGGCTGCTGCGGGTCGCGCACCTGTCCCCCGACAGCCCGGCGGTGGACGTCTCCCTGACCGCTGCCGCACCGGCCGGGGAGGTGCTCACCGAACCGGGTCCCGTCGTGGCGGCGGGGCTCCGGTACGGCGACGTAGGCAGCTACGCGGAGCTGCCGCCCGGTGCGTACGCGGTCAGCGTCCGCGCTGCCGGCGCCCCGGACACCGCGCCACCGGCGCTCTCCGCCCGCGTCGAGGTGGCCGCCGGTCAGGCGTCGACCGTGGCGCTCGCCGGGTCCTTCGCCCGGCTGTCGCTGGCGTCCTTCCCCGACGACCTGAGCGCCCCTCCCCCGGGCACCGCGCGGGTCCGGGTGCTCGCCGCGGCCGCCTCGCTGCCCTCGATCGACGTGGTGCTGGACGACGGCTCGCCGCTCGCTGCGGATCTGCGCTTCCCAGGTGCCGGGCCGCCGGTCACGGTGCCCGGCGGGGGGTACCGGGTCGGGATGCCCGGCGCGGACACGGCCGTCGCGCTGGATCTGCCGGCCGGCTCCGTCCGCACGCTGCTGGCCCTCGACCGGCCCGGCGGCGGTATCGAGCTGCGCACGGTCGTGGACGCCACCGGGCCGGCGACGCCCCCTGCGGGCGGCGTCGAGGCCGGTGGCGGACCGGGACCCGCCGTGAGCTGGCTGCCGCACGTTCTCGCCGTCCTGGCCGCCGCGGCACCGGATCCGGCTCCGGTGCAGGCAGCCGCCCCGGTGCGGCTGCGGGTGCCGGCCGCCGGCATCGACACCGCCGTCGTCGGCGCCGGGCTGGACGGCGACGGCGCGCTCGTCCCACCGGCGGACCCGGCGCTGACCGGCTGGTTCACCGGCGGCCCGCTCCCGGGCGCGCCCGGCCCGGCGGTCCTCACCGGCCACGTGGACTGGGCCGGTCGCCCGGGCGCCCTCGGCGGTCTCGCGGAGGTCGCCCCTGGCGACGAGGTCCGGGTGGAGCGGGCCGACGGCACGACGGCCCGGTTCCGGGTGACCGCCGTCGACCGTTACGCCAAGACGGGCTTCCCCGGGTCCGTGGTCTACGCCCCCACCACGGGGGCCGAGCTCCGGCTCATCACCTGCGGTGGGCCGTTCGCCGCCGAGCGGGGCAGCTACCGCGACAACGTGGTGGTGTCCGCGGAGCTCGTGACCTGA
- a CDS encoding 3-hydroxybutyryl-CoA dehydrogenase, whose protein sequence is MPRELNEVGVVGLGTMGAGITEVFARAGLSVTAVEISEEALARGRSHVEQSTDRAVARGKLDAAERDAIFERIRFSTSLEDLGDVELVVEAVPERMELKADLFAKLDKICPPDTILATNTSSLSVTELSVVTGRPSKVIGMHFFNPAPVMKLVEVVRTVVTEPSVVEDVEALAERLGKVDVTIGDKAGFIANALLFGYLNHAVSMYENRYASREDIDAAMRLGCGLPMGPLALMDLIGIDTAYEILDTMYKQSRDRLHAPSPIIKQMMTAGLLGRKVGRGFYTYAAAGSAEVVADEATPTPGGAAEGARPVRTVGVVGSGTMATGIIEVVAKGGYDVVFVARSAEKVEAVTTAVTKSLDKQVVRGRLEENARDEILGRVTGTTSLDDLADRDLVIEAVVESLPVKEALFANLGEIAKPGAVLATTTSSLPVIECAKASGRPADVVGMHFFNPAQVMKLVEVVSTISTAPDVAATIHAVSEQLGKRAVSCTDRAGFIVNALLFPYLNDAVKMLEAHYATADDIDAAMKVGCGYPMGPFELLDVVGLDVSLAIEKELYTEFREPGFAPAPLLEHLVTAGYLGRKTGRGFRDYVSR, encoded by the coding sequence GTGCCCAGGGAACTGAACGAGGTCGGCGTCGTGGGGCTGGGCACCATGGGTGCCGGCATCACCGAGGTGTTCGCACGGGCGGGCCTGTCGGTCACCGCCGTGGAGATCAGCGAGGAGGCGCTGGCCCGGGGCCGGAGCCACGTCGAGCAGTCCACCGACCGGGCCGTCGCCCGCGGCAAGCTCGATGCCGCCGAGCGCGACGCCATCTTCGAGCGCATCCGCTTTTCCACCTCGCTGGAGGACCTGGGCGACGTCGAGCTGGTCGTCGAGGCGGTGCCCGAGCGGATGGAGCTCAAGGCCGACCTCTTCGCGAAGCTGGACAAGATCTGCCCGCCGGACACCATCCTGGCGACGAACACCTCGAGCCTCTCGGTCACCGAGCTGTCGGTCGTCACCGGACGGCCGAGCAAGGTCATCGGGATGCACTTCTTCAACCCGGCGCCGGTCATGAAGCTGGTCGAGGTGGTGCGCACCGTCGTCACCGAGCCCTCGGTGGTCGAGGACGTCGAGGCGCTGGCCGAACGACTCGGCAAGGTCGACGTCACGATCGGCGACAAGGCGGGCTTCATCGCCAACGCGCTGCTGTTCGGCTACCTCAACCACGCCGTCTCGATGTACGAGAACCGGTACGCCAGCCGCGAGGACATCGACGCGGCGATGCGCCTGGGCTGCGGCCTGCCCATGGGCCCGCTGGCGCTCATGGACCTCATCGGCATCGACACCGCCTACGAGATCCTGGACACGATGTACAAGCAGTCGCGCGACCGGCTGCACGCGCCGAGCCCGATCATCAAGCAGATGATGACCGCGGGCCTGCTGGGCCGGAAGGTCGGCCGGGGGTTCTACACCTACGCCGCGGCCGGCTCCGCGGAGGTGGTCGCCGACGAGGCGACCCCCACCCCCGGCGGCGCGGCCGAGGGAGCCCGGCCGGTGCGGACCGTGGGCGTCGTCGGCTCCGGGACCATGGCCACCGGGATCATCGAGGTCGTCGCCAAGGGTGGCTACGACGTCGTCTTCGTGGCCCGTTCCGCCGAGAAGGTCGAGGCCGTCACCACGGCGGTCACCAAGTCGCTGGACAAGCAGGTCGTCCGCGGCCGGCTCGAGGAGAACGCCAGGGACGAGATCCTGGGCCGGGTCACCGGCACCACGTCGCTGGACGACCTCGCCGACCGCGACCTGGTCATCGAGGCCGTCGTCGAGTCGCTGCCGGTCAAGGAGGCGCTGTTCGCCAACCTGGGCGAGATCGCCAAGCCGGGGGCCGTGCTGGCCACGACGACGTCGAGCCTGCCGGTCATCGAGTGCGCCAAGGCCAGCGGCCGCCCGGCCGACGTGGTGGGCATGCACTTCTTCAACCCCGCGCAGGTCATGAAGCTGGTGGAGGTCGTCTCGACCATCTCCACCGCCCCGGACGTCGCGGCGACCATCCACGCGGTGTCGGAGCAGCTGGGGAAGCGCGCGGTCTCCTGCACCGACCGGGCCGGGTTCATCGTGAACGCCCTGCTCTTCCCGTACCTGAACGACGCGGTGAAGATGCTGGAGGCGCACTACGCCACGGCCGACGACATCGACGCCGCGATGAAGGTCGGCTGCGGCTACCCCATGGGGCCCTTCGAGCTGCTCGACGTCGTCGGCCTGGACGTCTCGCTGGCGATCGAGAAGGAGCTCTACACCGAGTTCCGCGAGCCGGGGTTCGCGCCGGCGCCGCTGCTCGAGCACCTGGTCACCGCCGGTTACCTCGGCCGGAAGACCGGTCGTGGTTTCCGGGACTACGTCAGCCGCTGA
- the nucS gene encoding endonuclease NucS, with amino-acid sequence MRLVIARCSVDYVGRLTAHLPLATRLLLVKADGSVSVHADDRAYKPLNWMSPPCRLEEDLTDGSGTWTVTNKAGEQLIVSIEEVLHDHAQELGTDPGLQKDGVEAELQRLLALHVETFGAGWSLVRREYPTAIGPVDLLCRDASGAVVAVEIKRRGEIDGVEQLTRYLELLNRDPLLAPVKGVFAAQEIKPQARVLAQDRGIDCLTVDYAVLKGTDDPTQRLF; translated from the coding sequence GTGCGCCTGGTCATCGCCCGCTGCTCCGTCGACTACGTCGGTCGGCTCACCGCCCACCTGCCCCTGGCGACCCGCCTCCTGCTGGTCAAGGCCGACGGGTCGGTGTCGGTGCACGCCGACGACCGCGCGTACAAGCCGCTGAACTGGATGAGCCCGCCCTGCCGGCTGGAGGAGGACCTGACCGACGGCTCGGGCACGTGGACGGTCACCAACAAGGCCGGTGAGCAGCTGATCGTCAGCATCGAGGAGGTCCTGCACGACCACGCGCAGGAGCTCGGCACGGACCCGGGCCTGCAGAAGGACGGCGTCGAGGCGGAGCTGCAGCGGTTGCTCGCGCTGCACGTCGAGACCTTCGGGGCCGGCTGGTCGCTGGTGCGCCGGGAGTACCCGACGGCGATCGGGCCGGTGGACCTGCTCTGCCGCGACGCCTCCGGCGCGGTGGTGGCGGTGGAGATCAAGCGGCGCGGCGAGATCGACGGCGTGGAGCAGCTGACCCGCTATCTCGAGCTGCTCAACCGGGATCCGCTGCTCGCCCCGGTCAAGGGCGTCTTCGCCGCGCAGGAGATCAAGCCGCAGGCCCGGGTGCTCGCCCAGGACCGCGGCATCGACTGCCTCACCGTCGACTACGCCGTCCTCAAGGGCACCGACGACCCCACCCAGCGGCTCTTCTGA
- a CDS encoding dicarboxylate/amino acid:cation symporter — MPFAAQVLLGLVVGIALGLVARDLGPVADGSPNWLTSTLQTIGSTFVTLLKTLVPPLIVTAVIVSIANLKQVSNAARLAGQTLLWFAITALIAVGIGITLGLLTEPGRNSSVDAAAQEDPTRTGSWFDFLGGIVPGNVFGLQSSAEGDLSFNVLQLIVIAAATGIAVLKVGEAAEPFLGLVRSALAVVQKVLWWVILLAPLGTVGLIGNAVASYGWESLGSLGAFAGAVYAGLALVLFVVYPVLLRLHGLSPLRWFAGAWPAIQLAFVSRSSIGTLPVTERVTEQNLGVPRSYASFAVPLGATTKMDGCAAIYPALAAIFVAQFFGVDLGITDYLLIVLVSVVGSAATAGVTGAVVMLTLTLSTLGLPLAGVGLLLAVDPILDMGRTAVNVAGQALVPTIVAKREGILDLERYRSTRTIDPLAPVEDRGGVDADLREPATA, encoded by the coding sequence GTGCCCTTCGCGGCCCAGGTACTGCTGGGTCTCGTGGTCGGCATCGCGCTCGGACTGGTCGCCCGCGACCTCGGCCCCGTGGCCGACGGATCGCCCAACTGGCTGACCAGCACCCTCCAGACCATCGGCAGCACCTTCGTCACGCTGTTGAAGACGCTCGTCCCGCCGCTGATCGTCACCGCGGTGATCGTCAGCATCGCCAACCTCAAGCAGGTCTCGAACGCTGCGCGCCTGGCCGGGCAGACCCTGCTGTGGTTCGCCATCACCGCGCTGATCGCCGTCGGCATCGGCATCACCCTCGGGCTGCTCACCGAGCCGGGTCGCAACAGCTCGGTCGACGCCGCGGCGCAGGAGGACCCGACCCGGACCGGCTCCTGGTTCGACTTCCTGGGCGGCATCGTCCCGGGCAACGTCTTCGGCCTGCAGTCGTCGGCCGAGGGGGACCTGTCGTTCAACGTCCTGCAGCTGATCGTCATCGCCGCGGCGACCGGCATCGCGGTGCTGAAGGTCGGTGAGGCGGCCGAGCCGTTCCTCGGTCTGGTCCGCTCCGCGCTGGCCGTCGTGCAGAAGGTGCTGTGGTGGGTCATCCTGCTGGCGCCGCTGGGCACCGTCGGCCTGATCGGCAACGCCGTCGCCAGCTACGGCTGGGAGTCCCTCGGCTCGCTCGGGGCCTTCGCCGGCGCCGTCTACGCCGGTCTGGCGCTGGTGCTGTTCGTCGTCTACCCGGTGCTCCTGCGGCTGCACGGACTCTCGCCGCTGCGGTGGTTCGCCGGTGCCTGGCCGGCCATCCAGCTGGCCTTCGTGTCACGCTCGTCCATCGGCACGCTGCCGGTGACCGAGCGGGTCACCGAGCAGAACCTGGGCGTTCCGCGGTCCTACGCCTCGTTCGCCGTCCCGCTGGGCGCGACGACGAAGATGGACGGCTGCGCGGCGATCTACCCCGCGCTCGCGGCGATCTTCGTCGCCCAGTTCTTCGGGGTGGACCTCGGCATCACCGACTACCTGCTCATCGTCCTGGTCTCGGTCGTCGGCTCGGCGGCCACCGCGGGCGTCACCGGTGCGGTCGTGATGCTGACCCTCACCCTCTCGACCCTTGGCCTGCCGCTGGCCGGCGTCGGTCTGCTGCTGGCCGTCGACCCGATCCTGGACATGGGGCGCACCGCGGTGAACGTCGCCGGTCAGGCGCTCGTGCCCACGATCGTGGCCAAGCGCGAGGGCATCCTCGACCTCGAGCGGTACCGCTCGACGAGGACGATCGACCCGCTCGCCCCGGTCGAGGACCGTGGCGGCGTCGACGCCGACCTGCGGGAGCCGGCCACCGCCTGA
- a CDS encoding enoyl-CoA hydratase-related protein encodes MADGAPRIERDGDVVRITMTRAAKRNALSREHLTQLLAAVTGAGRSDAAGIVLGAEGPVFSAGHDFADVAGAPLPEVRSLLRLCTELMQTLQDVPQVVVARVHALATAAGCQLVASCDLAVAAESAGFAAPGGKGGWFCHTPMVAIARNVGRKRAMELALTGDVIDAATALDWGLVNRVVPDADLDTAVDELMDRATRGSRASKAWGKQTMYAQLDRPERDAYATAIEVMAAASQLPGAREGMASFLDKRRPVWTD; translated from the coding sequence ATGGCTGACGGTGCGCCCCGGATCGAGCGCGACGGCGACGTCGTCCGGATCACGATGACACGCGCGGCGAAGCGCAACGCCCTCTCCCGTGAGCACCTGACGCAGCTGCTCGCCGCCGTGACCGGGGCGGGGCGGAGCGACGCCGCGGGCATCGTGCTCGGCGCCGAGGGGCCGGTGTTCAGCGCCGGCCACGACTTCGCCGATGTCGCGGGCGCCCCGCTGCCGGAGGTCCGCAGCCTGCTGCGGCTGTGCACCGAGCTCATGCAGACGCTCCAGGACGTGCCGCAGGTCGTCGTCGCACGGGTGCACGCCCTGGCCACGGCCGCCGGCTGCCAGCTGGTGGCCTCCTGCGACCTCGCCGTCGCGGCGGAGTCGGCCGGCTTCGCCGCTCCTGGCGGCAAGGGCGGCTGGTTCTGCCACACGCCGATGGTCGCCATCGCCCGGAACGTCGGCCGCAAGCGGGCGATGGAGCTGGCGCTGACCGGCGACGTCATCGACGCGGCGACGGCGCTGGACTGGGGTCTGGTGAACCGGGTGGTGCCCGACGCCGACCTGGACACCGCCGTCGACGAGCTGATGGACCGGGCCACCCGTGGCTCCCGGGCGAGCAAGGCGTGGGGCAAGCAGACGATGTACGCCCAGCTGGACCGGCCCGAGCGGGATGCCTACGCGACCGCGATCGAGGTCATGGCCGCGGCCAGCCAACTGCCCGGTGCCCGCGAGGGCATGGCCTCGTTCCTGGACAAGCGGCGCCCCGTCTGGACCGACTGA
- a CDS encoding protein meaA, with protein MPFPNTPEERDRPWVMRTYAGHSSPAESNALYRRNLAKGQTGLSVAFDLPTQTGYDPDDELAVGEVGKVGVPVTHIGDMRALFDGIPLDEMNTSMTINATAMWLLALYQAVAEEHGHDVSKLAGTTQNDIIKEYLSRGTYVFPPAPSMRLITDMVAYTVTTMPKWNPINICSYHLQEAGATPVQEIAYAMSTAIAVLDSVRDSGQVPQERFGEVVARISFFVNAGVRFVEEMCKMRAFTQLWDELTKQRYGVEDPKHRRFRYGVQVNSLGLTEAQPENNVQRIVLEMLAVTLSKDARARAVQLPAWNEALGLPRPWDQQWSLRLQQVLAYETDLLEYEDLFTGSVVVEKKVAELVEGARGEIARVQEMGGAVPAVESGYMKGELVASLAERRRRMESGEDVVVGVNKFDTTEPNPLTADLDTAIMVVDPAVEAAAREAVQRWRAEREPDPVRKALDALREAASSDCNLMPATLDCARAGVTTGEWAGVLREVFGEYRAPTGVAAAAGGGAADGNLTGVRERVRATGEEIGGRLRFLVGKPGLDGHSNGAEQIAVRARDAGFEVIYQGIRLTPEQIVSAAVEEDVHVVGLSVLSGSHLQVVPAVLRGLREAGLDDVPVVVGGIIPESDARRLREQGVARVFTPKDFGLNDIMGQVVDVVREANGLQELVPAPA; from the coding sequence ATGCCGTTCCCGAACACGCCGGAGGAGCGCGACCGCCCCTGGGTCATGCGCACCTACGCCGGCCACTCCTCGCCGGCCGAGTCCAACGCCCTGTACCGCCGCAACCTGGCGAAGGGGCAGACCGGCCTCTCGGTCGCCTTCGACCTGCCCACGCAGACCGGCTACGACCCCGACGACGAGCTCGCCGTCGGTGAGGTCGGCAAGGTCGGGGTCCCGGTCACGCACATCGGGGACATGCGCGCTCTCTTCGACGGCATCCCGCTCGACGAGATGAACACGTCGATGACGATCAACGCCACCGCGATGTGGCTGCTCGCGCTCTACCAGGCGGTCGCCGAGGAGCACGGGCACGACGTCAGCAAGCTCGCGGGGACGACGCAGAACGACATCATCAAGGAGTACCTGTCGCGGGGCACCTACGTCTTCCCGCCGGCTCCGTCGATGCGGCTGATCACCGACATGGTCGCGTACACGGTGACGACCATGCCGAAGTGGAACCCGATCAACATCTGCAGCTACCACCTGCAGGAGGCCGGGGCGACGCCGGTGCAGGAGATCGCCTACGCGATGAGCACCGCGATCGCCGTCCTGGACTCGGTGCGCGACTCGGGCCAGGTCCCGCAGGAGCGCTTCGGCGAGGTCGTCGCCCGCATCTCCTTCTTCGTGAACGCGGGCGTCCGCTTCGTCGAGGAGATGTGCAAGATGCGGGCCTTCACCCAGCTCTGGGACGAGCTGACCAAGCAGCGCTACGGCGTCGAGGACCCCAAGCACCGCCGGTTCCGCTACGGCGTGCAGGTCAACTCCCTGGGCCTGACCGAGGCGCAGCCGGAGAACAACGTCCAGCGGATCGTGCTGGAGATGCTCGCCGTCACCCTGTCCAAGGACGCCCGCGCCCGCGCCGTGCAGCTGCCGGCGTGGAACGAGGCCCTCGGGCTGCCCCGTCCGTGGGACCAGCAGTGGTCGCTGCGGCTGCAGCAGGTGCTCGCCTACGAGACCGACCTGCTGGAGTACGAGGACCTGTTCACCGGCTCCGTCGTGGTGGAGAAGAAGGTCGCCGAGCTCGTCGAGGGCGCGCGCGGCGAGATCGCCCGCGTGCAGGAGATGGGCGGCGCCGTTCCGGCCGTCGAGTCCGGATACATGAAGGGGGAGCTGGTCGCCTCGCTGGCCGAGCGCCGGCGCCGGATGGAGAGCGGCGAGGACGTCGTCGTCGGGGTCAACAAGTTCGACACGACCGAGCCCAACCCGCTGACCGCCGACCTGGACACGGCGATCATGGTCGTGGACCCGGCCGTCGAGGCCGCCGCCCGGGAGGCCGTGCAGAGGTGGCGCGCCGAGCGGGAACCGGACCCGGTGCGGAAGGCCCTCGACGCGCTCCGCGAGGCGGCGTCCTCCGACTGCAACCTCATGCCCGCCACGCTCGACTGCGCCCGGGCCGGGGTGACGACGGGGGAGTGGGCCGGGGTGCTGCGCGAGGTGTTCGGCGAGTACCGGGCGCCCACGGGCGTGGCCGCGGCCGCCGGCGGCGGTGCGGCCGACGGAAACCTCACCGGCGTCCGCGAGCGGGTGCGGGCCACCGGCGAGGAGATCGGGGGCCGGCTGCGGTTCCTGGTGGGCAAACCGGGTCTGGACGGGCACTCCAACGGCGCCGAGCAGATCGCCGTGCGCGCCCGCGACGCGGGGTTCGAGGTCATCTACCAGGGCATCCGGCTGACCCCGGAGCAGATCGTCTCGGCGGCCGTCGAGGAGGACGTGCACGTCGTCGGCCTGTCGGTGCTCTCCGGTTCGCACCTGCAGGTCGTGCCCGCGGTGCTGCGCGGGCTGCGGGAGGCCGGGCTCGACGACGTCCCGGTCGTCGTCGGCGGGATCATCCCGGAGAGCGACGCGCGGCGGCTGCGCGAGCAGGGCGTCGCCCGCGTCTTCACCCCCAAGGACTTCGGGCTCAACGACATCATGGGCCAGGTCGTCGACGTGGTCCGCGAGGCCAACGGCCTGCAGGAGTTGGTCCCCGCTCCGGCGTGA
- the murA gene encoding UDP-N-acetylglucosamine 1-carboxyvinyltransferase, which yields MECFEVTGGARLAGRVRVTGAKNSALKLMAAALLATGRSTIDEVPDILDVSIMSEVLRRLGCDVSYERTPGTGGGRLTIDVPEQPSTETDYDLVRRMRASISVLGPLVARCGSARVALPGGDAIGSRGLDMHISGLERLGATIVSEHGFLVATAPRLTGTSIWLDFPSVGATENLVMAAVLAEGTTVVDNAAREPEIVDLCRMLGEMGARIDGAGTSTITVEGVDVLQPVEYSTVPDRIVAGTWAIGAVMTRGDVVVERAVAEHLTVALDKLVDAGATVEALPDGIRVAMEDRPRCVDVVTLPFPGFPTDLQPMAVALAAVSTGTALITENVFEGRFMFVNELVRLGADVRIDGHHAVVRGRERFSSAPVLATDIRAGAGLVLAGLCSDGVTEVQDVHHVDRGYPDFVDQLRGLGAEVTRTQRPG from the coding sequence GTGGAGTGCTTCGAGGTGACCGGGGGCGCGCGGCTCGCGGGCCGGGTCCGGGTCACCGGTGCCAAGAACAGTGCCCTGAAGCTCATGGCGGCGGCGCTGCTCGCCACGGGGCGCTCGACCATCGACGAGGTGCCCGACATCCTCGACGTCTCGATCATGAGCGAGGTGCTGCGCCGGCTCGGCTGCGACGTCTCCTACGAGCGCACGCCCGGGACCGGTGGCGGCCGGCTCACCATCGATGTCCCGGAGCAGCCCTCGACGGAGACCGACTACGATCTCGTCCGCCGCATGCGGGCCTCGATCAGCGTGCTGGGCCCGCTGGTCGCCCGCTGCGGCAGCGCCCGGGTGGCCCTGCCCGGCGGCGACGCCATCGGGTCCCGCGGGCTGGACATGCACATCTCGGGCCTCGAGCGGCTCGGCGCGACCATCGTCAGCGAGCACGGGTTCCTGGTGGCCACCGCGCCGCGCCTCACCGGCACCTCGATCTGGCTGGACTTCCCGTCGGTCGGGGCCACCGAGAACCTGGTCATGGCCGCGGTGCTGGCCGAGGGCACCACGGTGGTCGACAACGCCGCGCGGGAGCCGGAGATCGTCGACCTGTGCCGGATGCTCGGCGAGATGGGCGCGCGGATCGACGGCGCCGGTACCTCGACGATCACCGTGGAGGGCGTCGACGTCCTGCAGCCGGTGGAGTACTCGACCGTGCCCGACCGGATCGTCGCCGGCACCTGGGCCATCGGGGCGGTCATGACCCGGGGCGACGTCGTCGTCGAGCGCGCCGTGGCCGAGCACCTCACCGTGGCGCTGGACAAGCTGGTCGACGCCGGTGCCACCGTGGAGGCGCTGCCCGACGGGATCCGGGTGGCGATGGAGGACCGGCCGCGCTGCGTCGACGTCGTCACGCTGCCGTTCCCCGGCTTTCCGACCGACCTGCAGCCGATGGCCGTCGCCCTCGCCGCGGTGTCCACCGGGACGGCGCTGATCACCGAGAACGTGTTCGAGGGCCGGTTCATGTTCGTCAACGAGCTGGTGCGCCTGGGCGCCGACGTCCGCATCGACGGGCACCACGCCGTCGTCCGGGGCCGGGAGCGCTTCTCCAGCGCCCCGGTGCTGGCCACCGACATCCGGGCCGGTGCCGGGCTGGTCCTGGCCGGGTTGTGCTCCGACGGGGTCACCGAGGTGCAGGACGTGCACCACGTCGACCGCGGTTACCCCGACTTCGTCGACCAGCTGCGCGGCCTGGGAGCCGAGGTGACCCGCACCCAGCGGCCCGGCTGA
- a CDS encoding cob(I)yrinic acid a,c-diamide adenosyltransferase: MTVRLTRIYTKTGDAGQTHLGDMSRVSKTDPRLVAYADVDEANSAIGVALALGSAEPALAGLLQSIQNDLFDVGADLCTPIVAAPQYPPLRVTAAYTERLEAACDTYNEALPKLNSFILPGGTPLAALLHQVRVVVRRAERSVWALLEAEPERTNAETARYLNRLSDLLFILGRVANPDGDILWEPGAHSGAHAQREAATGAGSD; encoded by the coding sequence ATGACCGTCCGGCTCACCCGCATCTACACCAAGACCGGCGACGCCGGTCAGACGCACCTGGGCGACATGAGCCGGGTGTCGAAGACCGATCCGCGCCTGGTGGCCTACGCCGACGTCGACGAGGCCAACAGCGCCATCGGGGTGGCGCTCGCGCTCGGCTCGGCCGAGCCGGCGCTCGCCGGCCTGCTGCAGAGCATCCAGAACGACCTCTTCGACGTCGGCGCCGATCTCTGCACGCCGATCGTGGCGGCCCCGCAGTACCCACCGCTGCGGGTGACCGCCGCCTACACCGAGCGGCTCGAGGCGGCCTGCGACACCTACAACGAGGCGCTGCCCAAGCTCAACAGCTTCATCCTGCCCGGCGGCACCCCGCTGGCCGCCCTGCTCCACCAGGTGCGGGTCGTGGTGCGTCGCGCCGAGCGCAGCGTGTGGGCGCTGCTGGAGGCCGAGCCGGAGCGCACCAACGCGGAGACCGCGCGGTACCTCAACCGGCTGTCGGACCTGCTGTTCATCCTGGGGCGCGTGGCCAACCCCGACGGCGACATCCTCTGGGAGCCCGGCGCGCACAGCGGCGCCCACGCCCAGCGCGAGGCGGCCACGGGGGCCGGCTCCGACTGA
- a CDS encoding DUF2550 domain-containing protein yields the protein MTTALLVLLGVLLLLVVVVFLLRRRFLLSGLGAVTMWARAERSPRWSVGVAWYGGDALLWYRALSLSVRPQHRLCRAGFRVLAQRPAGRDDLALPGDVVVLTCSTAEGPRELAMEPSTLTGFLSWVESAPPGS from the coding sequence ATGACCACGGCCCTGCTGGTCCTGCTCGGCGTCCTGCTGCTGCTGGTCGTCGTGGTCTTCCTGCTGCGCCGCCGGTTCCTGCTCTCCGGCCTCGGCGCGGTCACCATGTGGGCGCGCGCCGAGCGCTCACCCCGCTGGTCGGTGGGGGTCGCCTGGTACGGCGGCGACGCGCTGCTCTGGTACCGCGCGCTGTCGCTGTCGGTCCGCCCGCAGCACCGGCTGTGCCGGGCCGGCTTCCGGGTGCTGGCCCAGCGACCGGCCGGGCGCGACGACCTCGCACTGCCCGGCGACGTCGTCGTGCTCACCTGCAGCACGGCCGAGGGCCCGCGCGAGCTCGCCATGGAGCCCTCCACCCTGACCGGTTTCCTCTCCTGGGTGGAGTCGGCTCCGCCGGGGAGCTGA
- a CDS encoding F0F1 ATP synthase subunit epsilon → MATLQVELVAVERKIWSGEATRVIARTTEGELGVLPGHAPMLGQLADGGVVTIRTESGDDMVVAAHGGFLSVTDRGVSILAETAEISSEIDVERAREALRRAESEGDTPEALAAARRAQSRLRAAGQGD, encoded by the coding sequence GTGGCGACCCTGCAGGTCGAGTTGGTGGCCGTCGAGCGCAAGATCTGGTCCGGCGAGGCCACGCGCGTCATCGCCCGCACCACCGAGGGTGAGCTGGGTGTCCTCCCCGGTCACGCCCCGATGCTGGGCCAGCTGGCCGACGGCGGTGTCGTGACCATCCGCACGGAGTCCGGTGACGACATGGTGGTGGCCGCGCACGGCGGCTTCCTCTCGGTCACCGATCGCGGGGTGTCGATCCTCGCCGAGACGGCCGAGATCTCCTCCGAGATCGACGTCGAGCGCGCCCGTGAGGCGCTGCGCCGGGCCGAGAGCGAGGGGGACACCCCCGAGGCGCTGGCCGCGGCGCGCCGTGCGCAGTCGCGGCTGAGGGCGGCCGGCCAGGGCGACTGA